In Antechinus flavipes isolate AdamAnt ecotype Samford, QLD, Australia chromosome 3, AdamAnt_v2, whole genome shotgun sequence, a genomic segment contains:
- the LOC127553465 gene encoding clusterin-associated protein 1-like, giving the protein MSFRDLRNFTEMMRALRYPRHISMENFCTPNFGLVSEVLLWLVKRYEPQTDISSDVETEQDRVFFIKAIAQFMATKAHIKLNTKKLYQADGYAVKELLKITSVLYNAMKTKGMEGSEIGEEDISKFKFDLGSKIADLKAARQLASEITSKGASLYDLLGKEVELRELRTEAIARPLEINETEKVMRIAVKDILAQVQKTKDLLNNVASDEANLEAKIEKRKLELERNRKRLQTLQSVRPAFMDEYEKIEEELQKQYDIYLEKFRNLAYLEQQLEDHHRMEQERFEEAENTLRLMRNKLKEEEKRLLKSGSNDDSDIDIQEDDESDSEMEERRLSKPRTAMEVLMQGRPNKRIVGTMQGGETDDDEDSEDSEIDMEDDEDDDDDLEDESIAFSPTKPNRRARKPEPLDESDNDSSLLLLAPM; this is encoded by the coding sequence ATGTCTTTCCGTGACCTAAGGAATTTTACAGAAATGATGAGGGCTCTCAGATATCCCCGACACATCTCTATGGAGAATTTTTGCACACCAAACTTTGGGCTTGTATCTGAAGTGCTTCTCTGGCTTGTAAAGAGGTATGAGCCTCAGACTGACATTTCTTCTGATGTTGAGACAGAGCAGGATCGAGTTTTCTTCATTAAGGCAATTGCACAATTCATGGCCACCAAAGCCCATATAAAACTTAACACTAAGAAACTGTATCAAGCAGATGGCTATGCAGTAAAAGAACTATTGAAAATCACATCAGTCCTTTATAATGCCATGAAAACTAAAGGAATGGAAGGTTCTGAAATAGGAGAAGAAGATATCagcaaattcaaatttgatcttggCTCAAAGATTGCAGATTTGAAAGCAGCTAGGCAGCTTGCTTCTGAAATTACATCAAAAGGAGCATCTCTCTATGATTTACTTGGCAAAGAAGTGGAGCTGCGGGAGTTGAGAACAGAAGCAATTGCCAGACCACTGGAGATAAATGAGACTGAAAAAGTGATGAGGATTGCAGTTAAAGATATTTTGGCACAAGTTCAGAAAACTAAAGATTTGCTCAACAATGTGGCCTCGGATGAAGCAAACTTAGAAgccaaaattgaaaaaagaaaattagaacttGAAAGAAACCGAAAGCGCCTACAAACTCTGCAGAGTGTCAGACCAGCCTTTATGGATGAATATGAGAAGATTGAGGAGGAATTGCAGAAGCAATATGACATATATCTGGAAAAATTTCGAAATCTGGCCTACCTAGAACAACAACTTGAGGATCATCATAGAATGGAGCAGGAAAGATTTGAGGAAGCTGAAAATACTTTACGTCTAATGCGGAATAAacttaaggaagaagaaaagcgaCTTCTTAAGAGTGGAAGTAATGATGATTCAGACATAGACATCCAAGAAGATGATGAATCTGACAGTGAAATGGAAGAGAGACGATTATCAAAGCCACGAACAGCCATGGAAGTTTTGATGCAAGGAAGACCCAACAAACGCATCGTGGGTACAATGCAAGGTGGAGAaactgatgatgatgaagatTCAGAGGACAGCGAAATTGATATggaagatgatgaagatgatgatgatgatctggAAGATGAAAGCATAGCTTTCTCCCCAACTAAGCCAAATCGTAGGGCCCGGAAACCTGAGCCGCTGGATGAGAGTGACAATGATTCTAGCTTACTCCTCCTGGCCCCTATGTAA